A genomic window from Desulfovibrio sp. X2 includes:
- the fliS gene encoding flagellar export chaperone FliS: protein MQQNATRAYIATQVTTTTQADLLIMLYDAAVKYLAQAKERIAERDVKAKGQLITKALDIINELQSCLNKEKGGEIADNLSRLYFYCNSRLLMANLKMDTEAIDQVVNILRGLRSAYAEIKDTAGLDAAMEQVRAAPSKPMGLGFGASATAAAMKLQAGKPQPGARPETGEAESGKAQPSQVSQQVYGRRGTQPQARPAPQPAPQAEAAAAPAATPQSDPQNVPQGIPQDIPQDVPQDAPQQPLQPQAAPRPAAMNARRAAAAYGSTPGN, encoded by the coding sequence ATGCAACAGAACGCGACGCGGGCCTACATCGCAACGCAGGTGACCACGACCACCCAGGCCGACCTGCTCATCATGCTTTACGACGCGGCCGTGAAATATCTTGCCCAGGCCAAGGAGCGCATCGCCGAGCGCGACGTCAAGGCCAAGGGCCAGCTCATCACCAAGGCCCTCGACATCATCAACGAGCTGCAGTCCTGCCTGAACAAGGAAAAGGGCGGCGAGATCGCCGACAACCTCTCGCGCCTGTACTTCTACTGCAATTCGCGGCTGCTCATGGCCAACCTGAAGATGGACACCGAGGCCATCGACCAGGTCGTCAACATCCTGCGCGGCCTGCGTTCCGCCTACGCCGAGATCAAGGACACCGCGGGCCTGGACGCCGCCATGGAGCAGGTCCGGGCCGCTCCGTCCAAGCCCATGGGCCTCGGATTCGGCGCCTCGGCCACGGCCGCGGCCATGAAGCTGCAGGCCGGAAAGCCCCAGCCCGGAGCCCGGCCCGAGACGGGTGAGGCCGAGTCCGGAAAGGCACAGCCCTCCCAGGTCTCCCAGCAGGTCTACGGCCGCAGGGGCACCCAGCCCCAGGCCAGGCCCGCGCCCCAACCGGCGCCGCAGGCAGAGGCAGCGGCCGCGCCCGCGGCCACGCCCCAAAGCGACCCGCAGAATGTCCCCCAAGGCATCCCGCAAGACATCCCGCAGGACGTTCCGCAAGACGCTCCGCAGCAGCCGCTCCAGCCCCAGGCCGCTCCCCGGCCCGCGGCCATGAACGCCCGCCGCGCCGCCGCGGCCTACGGCTCCACGCCGGGGAACTGA
- a CDS encoding family 2 glycosyl transferase, which translates to MSDLLTEYSRETLRFRLGSEAQAAPSALPQPPDDIDALLGRVLRAWEREKRTNVVLFGLASGALAARLAQSLPQDVSLCVSEPDPALAQGLLAAGRLDWWDEDGSRVCLADTSPWAHKLLWLRQGLVPQTAFDIVNPELASELRDKALLLREAFHAGRLRAAVFGADRTAERPRVTLAAILRPDEPGLSRFFAQAPSWLARVAVLWDGAPPAGDFAPALPDGVRLIQAARPLGGDFAAQRNALLDLCGAGAAGVADGEDIQAALDRIMADKDAHDPWAIAAADRALAAADATEWILTLDGDELLPEALWQALPGLIARLTAEKAVAAAFPRLTLYPDADHAKCGYGLWPDLQLRLFRADGGGDGGKPRYERPVHERLTGLAGPVAVVLDGSILHESALRKSPEELEKKLQGFDAAGGGGVRHVLSGEYPSLPLAALPGAGPFSPPLRLLVLDKNPV; encoded by the coding sequence ATGAGCGATCTGCTGACCGAATACAGCCGCGAGACGCTGCGCTTCCGCCTCGGATCCGAGGCCCAGGCCGCGCCCTCCGCGCTTCCCCAGCCACCCGACGACATCGACGCCCTCCTCGGCCGCGTGCTGCGCGCCTGGGAGCGCGAAAAACGCACGAACGTGGTCCTCTTCGGCCTGGCCTCCGGCGCGCTGGCCGCGCGCCTGGCCCAGAGCCTGCCCCAAGACGTCTCCCTGTGCGTGAGCGAGCCCGACCCCGCGCTCGCGCAGGGCCTGCTCGCGGCCGGACGCCTCGACTGGTGGGACGAGGACGGCTCCCGCGTCTGCCTCGCGGACACCTCGCCCTGGGCGCACAAGCTGCTCTGGCTGCGCCAAGGGCTCGTGCCGCAGACGGCCTTCGACATCGTCAACCCCGAGCTTGCGAGCGAGCTGCGCGACAAGGCGCTGCTCCTGCGCGAGGCCTTCCACGCCGGACGCCTGCGCGCCGCCGTCTTCGGCGCCGACCGCACGGCCGAGCGGCCGCGCGTGACGCTCGCCGCCATCCTGCGGCCGGACGAGCCCGGACTGTCCCGCTTCTTCGCCCAGGCCCCCTCCTGGCTCGCCCGCGTGGCCGTGCTCTGGGACGGCGCGCCGCCCGCCGGGGACTTCGCCCCTGCCCTGCCGGACGGCGTGCGCCTGATCCAGGCCGCGCGGCCCCTGGGCGGCGACTTCGCGGCGCAGCGAAACGCCCTGCTCGACCTCTGCGGGGCGGGCGCCGCGGGCGTTGCGGACGGCGAGGACATCCAGGCCGCCCTGGACAGGATCATGGCCGACAAGGACGCGCACGACCCCTGGGCCATCGCGGCCGCGGACAGGGCCCTGGCCGCGGCCGACGCCACGGAGTGGATCCTGACCCTGGACGGCGACGAGCTTCTGCCCGAGGCGCTGTGGCAGGCCCTGCCCGGCCTCATCGCCCGGCTCACGGCGGAAAAGGCCGTGGCTGCGGCCTTCCCGCGCCTGACCCTCTATCCGGACGCGGACCACGCCAAGTGCGGCTACGGCCTGTGGCCGGACCTGCAGCTGCGGCTGTTTCGCGCGGACGGTGGGGGTGACGGGGGCAAACCCCGCTACGAGCGGCCCGTGCACGAGCGGCTGACCGGCCTCGCGGGCCCCGTGGCCGTGGTCCTGGACGGCTCGATCCTGCACGAGAGCGCGCTGCGCAAGTCGCCCGAGGAGCTCGAGAAGAAGCTTCAGGGCTTCGACGCGGCCGGAGGCGGCGGCGTGCGCCACGTGCTCTCCGGCGAGTACCCGAGCCTGCCGCTCGCGGCCCTGCCGGGCGCCGGGCCCTTCTCGCCTCCGCTGCGCCTGCTTGTGCTCGACAAAAACCCCGTGTAA
- a CDS encoding nitrilase-related carbon-nitrogen hydrolase: MDIYLGACQTPVFASWDDLLPFLEMAASFSEPTLWVFPELFYGGFDYENRLAWAERSAELLVRLQDFCDGTPHALAGSLMELREGNLYNSLFLVSGEHDAPQRIYSKIHLFPGVDESRYFTPGEPCPRPAAWRGLSVGGAICFDLRYPELFRLQARQGADVFAVCGQWSQSRLPHWRRLLTARAIETQSYMLAANAVGESPFGFLPGYSCLISPWGKLLFSCHRKAVARRLVYDPKLVERSRKLFNTRETEHFQVTGRAAR; the protein is encoded by the coding sequence ATGGACATCTATCTCGGCGCCTGCCAGACGCCGGTCTTCGCTTCCTGGGACGACCTTCTCCCCTTCCTGGAAATGGCCGCCTCCTTTTCCGAGCCCACGCTCTGGGTCTTCCCGGAACTCTTCTACGGCGGCTTCGACTACGAGAACCGCCTGGCCTGGGCCGAGCGCTCGGCCGAGCTCCTCGTCCGCCTGCAGGACTTCTGCGACGGGACGCCCCATGCCCTGGCGGGCAGCCTCATGGAGCTGCGCGAGGGCAACCTCTACAACTCGCTCTTCCTGGTCTCCGGCGAGCACGATGCGCCGCAGCGCATCTACAGCAAGATCCACCTCTTCCCCGGGGTGGACGAGAGCCGCTACTTCACGCCCGGCGAGCCCTGCCCCCGCCCGGCCGCGTGGCGGGGCCTCTCGGTCGGCGGCGCGATCTGCTTCGACCTGCGCTATCCCGAGCTCTTCCGGCTGCAGGCGCGGCAGGGCGCGGACGTCTTCGCGGTCTGCGGGCAGTGGTCGCAGTCGCGCCTGCCCCACTGGCGCCGCCTGCTCACGGCCAGGGCCATCGAGACGCAGAGCTACATGCTGGCGGCCAACGCCGTGGGCGAGTCGCCCTTCGGCTTCCTGCCGGGCTATTCCTGCCTGATCTCGCCCTGGGGCAAGCTGCTCTTCTCCTGCCACCGCAAGGCCGTGGCCAGGCGGCTCGTCTACGACCCGAAGCTGGTGGAGCGCTCGCGCAAGCTGTTCAACACCCGCGAGACGGAGCATTTCCAGGTCACGGGCCGCGCGGCCCGCTGA
- a CDS encoding YIP1 family protein, whose protein sequence is MDITCPKCGFTRTIPDDKIPDEAVRATCPKCKHKFQFRELPEDFVLEADGEPLLPPLLKPAAPEPSPTPEPKPEPRPFFRPEPEAPAAPEPPAAASRRSAGEAAPRRPLIPWDAGEEAQEEDRTGHDASASSLLRPPPRAAAPGEREGRREEREDPLSRLMRAATPPGSEVDAADTGDDVVSSLLGRPAAPERFTPGSASPEPEETEFNESRFFAGARFSISDEAADKAADTSRAGEHGAGLGLLRPGPKETAKGRTEETGGSRSLLTPPAGPSAARDSGSSLLSGPKSGQTLGQTPGAAPGESDRDDIWRKLESLEEADASAAAQGPSREWMPEGGEELEVEAPWERLDKHGFFGGLWRTTTRVMFHPGLFFDALPVNRGLGRPLAFYVLMTLVGYLLMLPWAMTTVDVIVAQIGSPVLKEWAETVLGPRNQLLRTAIQPVLSTLLLFFYASILHVSLFVFQGAKRGFEATFRALAYSAAPMILFVIPFVGPVLAELWSLAALMVGLRRTHRTSYAQVILAMLLPVAAVVILTFAVVFALSQGGS, encoded by the coding sequence ATGGACATCACGTGCCCCAAATGCGGCTTCACCCGGACCATTCCGGATGACAAGATACCTGACGAAGCGGTTCGGGCGACCTGCCCGAAATGCAAGCATAAATTCCAGTTCCGCGAGCTCCCCGAGGACTTCGTGCTGGAGGCGGACGGCGAACCGCTGCTCCCGCCCCTGCTGAAGCCCGCCGCGCCCGAGCCCTCGCCGACACCCGAGCCCAAGCCCGAGCCCAGGCCCTTCTTCAGGCCCGAGCCCGAGGCTCCCGCCGCGCCCGAGCCCCCTGCCGCCGCCTCCAGGCGGTCCGCCGGGGAGGCGGCGCCGCGCCGTCCGCTCATCCCCTGGGACGCGGGCGAGGAGGCGCAGGAGGAGGACAGGACCGGCCACGACGCCTCGGCCTCGTCGCTGCTCCGGCCTCCGCCGCGCGCCGCGGCCCCGGGCGAGCGCGAGGGACGCCGCGAGGAACGCGAGGACCCCCTGAGCAGGCTCATGCGCGCGGCCACGCCCCCGGGCAGCGAGGTCGACGCGGCCGACACCGGCGACGACGTGGTCTCGAGCCTGCTCGGCCGCCCCGCCGCCCCGGAGCGTTTCACGCCCGGTTCCGCGAGCCCCGAGCCTGAGGAGACGGAATTCAACGAGTCGCGCTTCTTCGCCGGAGCCCGCTTCAGCATCTCGGACGAGGCCGCGGACAAGGCGGCTGACACGAGCCGGGCCGGAGAGCACGGCGCGGGACTGGGCCTGCTGCGCCCCGGCCCCAAGGAAACGGCGAAAGGACGCACGGAAGAGACCGGCGGATCGCGCTCCCTCCTGACGCCGCCCGCCGGGCCCTCGGCCGCGCGGGACTCCGGATCGAGCCTCCTCTCGGGCCCCAAATCGGGCCAGACATTGGGCCAAACGCCGGGTGCCGCCCCGGGCGAGTCCGACCGCGACGACATCTGGCGCAAGCTCGAGAGCCTGGAGGAGGCCGACGCCTCCGCGGCCGCGCAGGGCCCCTCCCGTGAGTGGATGCCCGAGGGCGGCGAGGAGCTCGAGGTCGAGGCCCCCTGGGAGAGGCTGGACAAGCACGGCTTCTTCGGCGGGCTGTGGCGCACCACCACCCGGGTCATGTTCCACCCCGGGCTGTTCTTCGACGCCCTGCCCGTGAACCGGGGCCTGGGGCGTCCCCTGGCCTTCTACGTGCTCATGACGCTCGTAGGCTACCTGCTCATGCTGCCCTGGGCCATGACCACGGTGGACGTCATCGTCGCGCAGATCGGCTCGCCCGTGCTCAAGGAGTGGGCCGAAACCGTGCTCGGACCGCGCAACCAGCTCCTGCGCACGGCCATCCAGCCGGTGCTCTCCACGCTGCTGCTCTTCTTCTACGCCTCCATCCTGCACGTCAGCCTGTTCGTCTTCCAGGGCGCCAAGCGCGGCTTCGAGGCCACCTTCCGCGCCCTGGCCTACAGCGCCGCGCCCATGATCCTCTTCGTGATCCCCTTCGTCGGGCCGGTGCTGGCCGAGCTCTGGTCCCTGGCCGCGCTCATGGTGGGACTGCGCCGCACGCACCGCACCAGCTACGCCCAGGTGATCCTGGCCATGCTTCTGCCGGTGGCCGCGGTGGTCATCCTGACCTTCGCCGTGGTCTTCGCCCTCTCCCAGGGGGGCTCGTAG
- a CDS encoding OmpA family protein, which produces MNLTRLCACLLCALLLSACADVQPRLTQPSDVVIDQNVESTPLRIYVSPRNAPMRGLSVVYLPFRVSQNMEDPRLIGSQVMGVFWETWMEKKLFATQVFLGDTYYYSQAQAAKLGREKGADLVVTGEISHFLDGGSNSDSAVSLRVDVIDSKTGELVWSMAEAGRMERVLKEDYVIIKRTYRLPNSAVESIVRHISEDMAVPVREWSDRYGFATNADEIVAGLAAPRRAASQGGRAKGSFKAMEYAPDGSERAITETDPLLGVNLKVEFDFDKWNIRPDAATILNELGKALRSPELAGRSFTLRGHTDNYGTDEYNMRLSLRRANSVKNYLVKNFGLDPARLKVQGFGESMPIASNDTPEGRQLNRRVEVVKNP; this is translated from the coding sequence ATGAATTTGACCCGTCTGTGCGCGTGCCTGCTCTGCGCGCTGCTGCTCTCGGCCTGCGCCGACGTGCAGCCGCGCCTGACCCAGCCGTCCGACGTCGTGATCGACCAGAACGTCGAGTCCACGCCGCTTCGCATCTACGTCTCGCCCAGGAACGCGCCCATGCGCGGGCTTTCCGTGGTCTACCTGCCGTTCCGCGTGTCCCAGAACATGGAGGACCCGCGGCTCATCGGCAGCCAGGTCATGGGCGTCTTCTGGGAGACGTGGATGGAGAAGAAGCTCTTCGCCACTCAGGTCTTCCTGGGCGACACCTACTACTACAGCCAGGCCCAGGCCGCGAAGCTCGGCCGCGAGAAGGGCGCGGACCTGGTGGTGACGGGCGAGATAAGCCATTTCCTCGACGGCGGCAGCAACTCGGATTCCGCGGTCTCGCTGCGCGTGGACGTCATCGACTCCAAGACCGGCGAGCTCGTCTGGTCCATGGCCGAGGCCGGGCGCATGGAGCGCGTCCTCAAGGAGGACTACGTCATCATCAAGCGCACCTACCGCCTGCCCAACTCCGCGGTGGAGAGCATCGTGCGCCACATCTCCGAGGACATGGCCGTGCCGGTGCGCGAGTGGTCGGACCGCTACGGCTTCGCCACGAACGCCGACGAGATCGTGGCGGGCCTCGCGGCGCCGCGCCGCGCCGCCTCCCAGGGCGGCCGGGCCAAGGGCAGCTTCAAGGCCATGGAGTACGCCCCGGACGGCAGCGAGCGCGCGATCACCGAGACGGACCCGCTGCTCGGCGTGAACCTCAAGGTGGAGTTCGACTTCGACAAGTGGAACATCCGGCCCGACGCCGCGACCATCCTGAACGAGCTGGGCAAGGCCCTGCGCTCGCCCGAGCTCGCGGGGCGAAGCTTCACCCTGCGCGGCCACACGGACAACTACGGCACGGACGAGTACAACATGCGTCTCTCCCTGCGCCGCGCCAACTCCGTGAAGAACTACCTGGTCAAGAACTTCGGCCTCGACCCGGCCCGCCTGAAGGTGCAGGGCTTCGGCGAGAGCATGCCCATCGCGAGCAACGACACGCCCGAAGGGCGCCAGCTGAACCGCCGCGTGGAGGTGGTGAAAAATCCCTGA
- a CDS encoding response regulator, with protein MLVVEDERVSAMHTERMLRRAGFSSRLAGCGEEALAAFAAESFDAVLVDLGLPDMDGLTLAARMREMRAPSCPAPTLIALSGDAPEEVMERAAPGLLDGALAKPLCADALHCLLRPLQAQEPTKPDFSLLDDDASLAREFAALFLEDLPHRLRRLHAAMAEGDCASLCRHAHSLKSTTAMVGADGASEAARGLERAARAERIRDCPALLAALERDLEAVRSGLARLTSF; from the coding sequence GTGCTGGTGGTCGAGGACGAGCGGGTGAGCGCCATGCACACGGAGCGCATGCTGCGCCGCGCGGGCTTCTCCTCCCGCCTGGCCGGATGCGGCGAGGAGGCCCTGGCCGCCTTCGCCGCCGAATCCTTCGACGCGGTGCTCGTGGACCTCGGCCTGCCGGACATGGACGGGCTGACCCTGGCCGCCCGCATGCGCGAGATGCGCGCGCCCTCCTGCCCGGCTCCGACGCTCATCGCCCTGAGCGGCGACGCGCCCGAGGAGGTCATGGAGCGCGCCGCGCCCGGCCTGCTCGACGGCGCCCTGGCCAAGCCCCTGTGCGCGGACGCCCTGCACTGTCTGCTGCGCCCCTTGCAAGCCCAAGAGCCGACAAAGCCCGATTTCTCCCTCCTGGACGACGACGCGAGCCTGGCGCGCGAGTTCGCCGCGCTCTTCCTGGAGGACCTGCCCCACCGCCTGCGCAGGCTGCACGCCGCAATGGCCGAGGGCGACTGCGCGAGCCTGTGCCGCCACGCCCATTCCCTGAAGAGCACCACGGCCATGGTCGGCGCCGATGGCGCCTCCGAGGCCGCCCGGGGACTCGAGCGCGCCGCCCGCGCCGAGCGCATCCGCGACTGCCCGGCCCTGCTCGCCGCCCTGGAGCGGGACCTCGAGGCCGTCCGTTCCGGCCTCGCCCGCTTGACTAGTTTCTGA
- a CDS encoding response regulator transcription factor, translating into MKRILVIDDDDAMRGMVCAVLAREGYEVLDAADGEQGIRLRSELPGDRPLDLVIVDIFMPDKDGLETIMELRGTGEGCPILAMSGGGAIGEMAFLDYSCKFGAQALLAKPFPPSVLLAEVRRLLDPASATDDAPGAGRACVPSDGA; encoded by the coding sequence ATGAAACGGATTCTGGTGATCGACGACGACGACGCCATGCGCGGCATGGTCTGCGCGGTGCTCGCGCGAGAGGGCTACGAGGTGCTCGACGCGGCGGACGGCGAGCAGGGGATCAGGCTGCGCAGCGAGCTGCCCGGCGACCGCCCCCTGGACCTCGTGATCGTGGACATCTTCATGCCGGACAAGGACGGCCTGGAGACGATCATGGAGCTGCGCGGCACGGGCGAGGGCTGCCCCATCCTGGCCATGTCCGGCGGCGGCGCCATCGGCGAGATGGCCTTCCTGGACTACTCCTGCAAGTTCGGCGCGCAGGCCCTGCTGGCCAAACCCTTCCCGCCCTCGGTCCTCCTGGCCGAGGTGCGGCGCCTGCTCGACCCGGCCTCGGCAACGGACGATGCGCCGGGCGCAGGCCGAGCCTGCGTCCCCTCCGACGGCGCCTAG
- a CDS encoding sugar-binding transcriptional regulator, producing the protein MDNTPEEQQMLSRIAWAYYVNGMTQAEIASWLGLSRARVVRLLQLCRDEGYVQITVNTDKAACHELERDLESAFGLTRAVVVPAPQNHRHLNTDLGQAAAHYPAGCLRDGNSLGLGWGTTVAAAATSVPPEPAQGLTVVSLYGGLPHSIVVNPYEIVATFSRRLKAAQTYYIAAPMFAPSPEAQRLLKSQELFRAVYAQAIQVDIAFIGLGELDPSATNLVLGAITQQDVRSLKKAGAVGEVFGAFVDPSGRPVDHPRNACFMGPTLEEARDIPLTIAAAGGESKEPIIRAALAGGFVNVLVTDEITAGRLLQPGKGERQ; encoded by the coding sequence ATGGACAACACCCCCGAGGAACAGCAGATGCTCAGCCGCATCGCGTGGGCCTACTACGTGAACGGCATGACCCAGGCCGAGATCGCCTCATGGCTGGGGCTTTCCCGCGCCCGCGTGGTCAGGCTGCTGCAGCTCTGCCGCGACGAAGGCTACGTGCAGATCACCGTGAACACCGACAAGGCGGCCTGCCACGAGCTCGAGCGCGACCTGGAGTCGGCCTTCGGCCTTACGCGCGCCGTGGTCGTGCCCGCGCCGCAAAACCACCGCCACCTGAACACCGATCTCGGCCAGGCCGCGGCCCACTACCCGGCGGGCTGCCTGCGCGACGGCAACTCGCTCGGGCTCGGCTGGGGCACCACGGTCGCCGCCGCGGCCACCTCCGTGCCGCCCGAGCCCGCGCAGGGGCTGACCGTGGTCTCCCTCTACGGCGGCCTGCCGCACAGCATCGTGGTCAACCCCTACGAGATCGTGGCCACCTTTTCGCGCCGCCTGAAGGCGGCGCAGACCTACTACATCGCCGCCCCCATGTTCGCCCCGAGCCCCGAGGCGCAGCGCCTGCTGAAGTCGCAGGAGCTGTTCCGCGCGGTCTACGCGCAGGCCATCCAGGTGGACATAGCCTTCATCGGCCTGGGCGAGCTGGACCCGAGCGCCACCAACCTGGTGCTCGGCGCCATCACCCAGCAGGACGTGCGCTCGCTGAAGAAGGCGGGCGCGGTGGGCGAGGTTTTCGGGGCCTTCGTGGATCCCTCCGGACGCCCGGTGGACCACCCCCGCAACGCGTGCTTCATGGGCCCCACCCTGGAGGAGGCGCGCGACATCCCCCTGACCATCGCGGCGGCCGGAGGCGAGAGCAAGGAGCCCATCATCAGGGCGGCCCTCGCCGGAGGCTTCGTCAACGTGCTGGTCACGGACGAGATCACCGCCGGGCGGCTGCTGCAGCCCGGCAAGGGAGAACGGCAATGA
- a CDS encoding glycerol-3-phosphate dehydrogenase/oxidase, whose amino-acid sequence MNRKDLLARLKAGKEFDLLVVGGGATGCGVALDAATRGLDVALVERSDFASGTSSKSTKLVHGGVRYLEKAIKKLDREQFMLVVEGLHERGRLLRNAPHLAHSVRLLTPVNSFLEAAYVYCGLVLYDLLAGRLGLGRSSVVTRKRAKELFPTLSLTGCKAGIIYSDGQFNDARMAVTLARTANAHGAACLNHVEVTGLVREAGKVCGAALRDGLSGEEWTVRAKGVVNATGPFADSLRRMDDPAAPDILKVSSGIHIMLPGSFAPENLSLLIPRTEDGRVLFMIPWMGHVIFGTTDEPARPEADPVPTQADVDYLLAYARRYLNRPVERKDVLAAWSGLRPLVFAPGKSSTEELARTHVIDVSPSGLLTITGGKWTSYRRMAEDAVDKADEVFGLRLSRPCATKELKLLGSRGFIPGAHAELARAYDIGPELALSLYRRYGDEAGAVLELARETGLTGLLHPEHLYLEAEVVHAARNELARHVSDVLVRRLPLGLVNIAHAIEVGPRVAELMGEELGWDAGERESEASSARELLAGWCGNGEWCGL is encoded by the coding sequence ATGAACAGGAAGGACCTGCTGGCGCGCCTGAAGGCGGGCAAGGAATTCGACCTCCTGGTGGTCGGCGGCGGCGCCACCGGCTGCGGCGTGGCCCTGGACGCCGCCACGCGCGGGCTCGACGTGGCCCTGGTGGAGCGCAGCGACTTCGCCTCGGGCACCAGCAGCAAGAGCACCAAGCTCGTGCACGGCGGCGTGCGCTATCTGGAGAAGGCCATCAAGAAGCTGGACCGCGAGCAGTTCATGCTCGTGGTCGAGGGGCTGCACGAGCGCGGCAGGCTGCTCAGAAACGCCCCGCACCTGGCCCACTCCGTGCGCCTGCTCACGCCCGTGAACTCTTTTTTGGAAGCGGCCTACGTCTACTGCGGCCTGGTCCTCTACGACCTCCTCGCGGGCAGGCTGGGCCTCGGCCGCAGCTCCGTGGTCACGCGGAAGCGCGCGAAGGAGCTCTTCCCCACCCTGTCGCTTACCGGCTGCAAGGCGGGCATCATCTACTCCGACGGCCAGTTCAACGACGCCCGCATGGCCGTGACCCTGGCCCGCACGGCCAACGCCCACGGCGCCGCCTGCCTGAACCACGTGGAGGTCACGGGGCTCGTGCGCGAGGCGGGCAAGGTCTGCGGCGCCGCGCTGCGCGACGGCCTCTCCGGCGAGGAGTGGACCGTGCGCGCCAAGGGCGTGGTCAACGCCACCGGCCCCTTCGCCGACTCGCTGCGCCGCATGGACGACCCGGCCGCGCCGGACATCCTGAAGGTCAGCTCCGGCATCCACATCATGCTGCCCGGCTCGTTCGCGCCGGAAAACCTCTCGCTCCTCATCCCGCGCACCGAGGACGGCCGCGTGCTCTTCATGATCCCCTGGATGGGCCACGTCATCTTCGGCACCACGGACGAGCCCGCAAGGCCTGAGGCCGATCCCGTGCCCACGCAGGCGGACGTGGACTACCTGCTGGCCTACGCGCGGCGCTACCTGAACCGCCCGGTGGAGCGAAAGGACGTGCTCGCGGCCTGGAGCGGGCTCAGGCCCCTCGTCTTCGCCCCGGGCAAGTCCAGCACCGAGGAGCTGGCCCGCACGCACGTCATCGACGTCTCGCCCTCGGGCCTTCTGACCATCACCGGCGGCAAGTGGACGAGCTACCGCCGCATGGCCGAGGACGCCGTCGACAAGGCGGACGAGGTCTTCGGCCTGCGCCTCTCGCGTCCCTGCGCGACGAAGGAGCTGAAGCTCCTGGGCTCGCGCGGCTTCATCCCCGGAGCGCACGCCGAGCTTGCGCGCGCGTACGATATCGGGCCCGAGCTCGCCCTCTCGCTGTACCGGCGGTACGGCGACGAGGCGGGCGCGGTCCTGGAGCTTGCCCGGGAAACCGGGCTCACGGGCCTTCTGCATCCGGAGCATCTCTATCTGGAGGCGGAAGTGGTCCACGCCGCGCGAAACGAACTCGCGCGGCACGTTTCCGATGTCCTGGTGCGGCGGTTGCCGCTCGGCCTGGTGAACATCGCCCACGCCATCGAGGTCGGCCCTCGCGTGGCGGAACTCATGGGCGAGGAGCTGGGCTGGGACGCGGGCGAGCGCGAGTCGGAGGCCTCGTCCGCCCGCGAGCTGCTGGCGGGATGGTGCGGCAACGGGGAGTGGTGCGGGCTCTGA
- a CDS encoding MIP/aquaporin family protein: MNELSLRKEMLSEFMGTLVLILFGAGTVAMTVLFGKTLNITWTNITIGWGLGVLLGIMAAFPSGAHINPAVTLSLAVTGRFPWRKVIPYSLAQTAGGFVGAALVFLDFKAKWLMADPTLVGTAGVFCTFPAMPGFLPGFTDQVIGTAILMFGILAIADFGAKSNTSWTGPFLVALLVVVIGMALGAMNGYAINPARDFGPRFFAFVSGFTQPNLMNPTVVLIPILGPLVGGPLGALIYDRTTGALHRD, encoded by the coding sequence ATGAACGAACTTTCGTTGCGCAAGGAGATGCTCTCCGAGTTCATGGGGACGCTCGTCCTCATCCTGTTCGGAGCGGGCACCGTGGCCATGACCGTGCTCTTCGGCAAGACCCTGAACATCACCTGGACCAACATCACCATCGGGTGGGGACTGGGCGTGCTGCTGGGCATCATGGCCGCCTTCCCGTCCGGGGCGCACATCAACCCCGCGGTGACCCTCTCCCTGGCCGTGACCGGCCGCTTCCCCTGGCGCAAGGTCATCCCCTACTCCCTGGCCCAGACCGCGGGCGGCTTCGTGGGCGCGGCCCTGGTCTTCCTGGACTTCAAGGCCAAGTGGCTCATGGCCGACCCGACGCTCGTCGGCACGGCAGGCGTCTTCTGCACCTTCCCGGCCATGCCCGGCTTCCTGCCCGGCTTCACCGACCAGGTCATCGGCACGGCCATCCTGATGTTCGGCATCCTGGCCATCGCGGACTTCGGCGCCAAGAGCAACACCTCCTGGACCGGCCCCTTCCTCGTGGCGCTCCTCGTCGTGGTCATCGGCATGGCGCTCGGCGCCATGAACGGCTACGCCATCAACCCGGCGCGCGACTTCGGCCCCCGCTTCTTCGCCTTCGTCTCGGGCTTCACGCAGCCGAACCTGATGAACCCCACCGTGGTCCTCATCCCCATCCTCGGTCCCCTGGTGGGCGGCCCCCTGGGCGCCCTGATCTACGACCGGACCACCGGCGCCCTGCACAGGGACTAG